One segment of Calliopsis andreniformis isolate RMS-2024a chromosome 1, iyCalAndr_principal, whole genome shotgun sequence DNA contains the following:
- the Gnf1 gene encoding germ line transcription factor 1: MPRDIRSYFQTAKTNSNFTPVKTTKRRISSSDEEDAETQTPLKPTKRTKTAAKSSVSSNSDSDGKQKKIISPADIFGKKSIKRQEAPKVSRKLRKKEAKAHDDANFEDTLSQLDTSEIEQNYLLETEPDKVNDEKMKTPTKSKDQIKEQEMPEKLKNVETNGEKHEVKKRKHSSSPLSKEIDHQNVEPSKTSKNAKKSPKSKTTVSNIEIEHEHLRKEASPKKTKISDVYEERAEKRKQHAAMYQQYLHRGGARHPGSKNIPVGANNCLAGLSFLITGVLDSLEREEAEELIKKYGGRILHQVSKKTDYVIVGDEPGPSKMSKAKSLNIKEISEDDLLEMIRTRPTGQTTDIKQSRTKSNERMKQKSTEDKSPSPSKNEKNINQETKKSPSKVHSPRKKECTEEETKESIKHSLHKKSEDKDRTKTEKLELFNKDVKTDIKESLFEDKNAMNDQEGIQIKTVPSKDINENLSVQALVEKYRPKTMKQILGQQGDKSNAKKLYTWLMNWHKNQKGPVKPAKPSPWAKNDDGAFFKAALLSGPPGIGKTTTVQVVCKELGFDLVEFNASDTRSKKLLQEEVSELLSNTSLKDYFIDTKNKPSSKHVLLMDEVDGMAGNEDRGGLQELISLIKSTEVPIICVCNDRNNPKMRTLANYTFDLRFQKPRLEQIRGAMKSICFKENVNISTEDLDRLIESTNSDIRQVINHLALFAGMSNSQEKSEKKHVNKDLKLGPWDVVRKVFSAEEHKNMSIHEKSDLFFHDYNIASLFVQENYLLVIPKESRNKLLDKVAKSAESLALGDIVEKSIRSNGAWSLLPVQACYSSVIPGTIMSGHISGQINFPSWLGRNSKAGKFDRLMQQITLHTRLATGVSKEAINLDYIKPLRDAIIRPLAINGTEGIDATMNVMNHYHLLREDLDSLIEISLWPGDRDPMQLIDSKVKAAFTRTYNKNSVAVPYIVSGTSKKKSAQTMQDEDILDEDEGEEANSDEDDDNVEIDKMIKAKKPTTSKQTESKAKSNDKTKTKPKSNTDKSSKRGRGRGRGRGK, encoded by the exons ATGCCGAGG GATATACGATCTTACTTCCAAACTGCTAAAACGAATTCCAATTTTACTCCTGTAAAAACTACGAAAAGGCGAATAAGTTCTTCTGACGAAGAAGATGCGGAAACACAAACTCCACTCAAACCAACTAAG AGAACAAAAACAGCAGCAAAAAGTTCTGTTTCGAGTAATTCTGATTCGGATGGAAAGCAGAAGAAAATCATTTCTCCTGCTGATATTTTTGGTAAGAAATCTATAAAGAGACAAGAGGCGCCTAAAGTATCGAGAAAATTACGAAAGAAG GAAGCTAAAGCTCATGATGATGCCAATTTTGAAGATACTTTGAGCCAATTAGACACATCTGAGATTGAGCAAAACTACTTATTAGAGACTGAACCCGATAAAG TGAATGACGAAAAGATGAAAACACCTACTAAAAGCAAAGATCAGATTAAAGAACAAGAAATGCCTGAGAAATTGAAGAATGTAGAAACAAATGGCGAAAAACATGAAGTAAAGAAGAGAAAACATTCTAGTAGTCCTTTGAGTAAAGAGATAGACCATCAAAATGTTGAGCCTAGTAAAACATCTAAAAATGCAAAGAAATCACCAAAAAGCAAAACAACTGTTTCCAACATAGAAATAGAACATGAGCACCTAAGGAAGGAAGCTTCTCCTAAAAAGACAAAAATATCAGATGTATATGAGGAAAGAGCTGAAAAAAGAAAGCAACATGCTGCAATGTATCAACAGTATCTCCATAGAGGTGGAGCCAGACATCCAGGTTCAAAAAATATTCCAGTG GGTGCCAATAATTGTCTTGCAGGATTAAGTTTTTTAATTACTGGTGTTTTGGATTCTTTGGAAAGAGAAGAAGCTGAAGAACTTATCAAAAAATATGGTGGGCGAATTTTACATCAAGTTTCAAAGAAAACTGATTATGTTATAGTAGGAGATGAACCTGGACCATCAAAAATGTCAAAA GCAAAAAGCTtgaatataaaagaaataagtgAAGATGATTTGTTAGAGATGATTCGTACAAGACCAACTGGTCAAACTACTGATATAAAACAAAGTCGTACAAAATCAAATGAAAGAATGAAACAAAAATCTACAGAAGATAAATCTCCTTCACCATCAAAGaacgaaaaaaatataaatcaggAAACAAAAAAATCGCCTTCAAAAGTACATTCACCACGTAAAAAAGAATGTACTGAAGAAGAAACAAAAGAGTCAATAAAACATTCACTTCATAAGAAAAGTGAAGATAAAGATAGAACAAAAACAGAAAAACTAGAGTTATTTAATAAGGACGTGAAGACAGATATAAAAGAATCGCTTTTTGAAGATAAGAACGCAATGAATGATCAAGAGGGGATACAAATAAAGACCGTTCCTTCAAAAGAT ATAAACGAAAATCTATCAGTGCAGGCATTGGTTGAAAAGTATAGGCCTAAAACTATGAAACAGATTTTGGGACAGCAAGGTGATAAAAGTAATGCCAAGAAATTGTACACATGGTTAATGAATTGGCATAAAAATCAAAAGGGACCAGTTAAACCTGCCAAACCTA GTCCTTGGGCAAAAAATGATGATGGAGCTTTCTTTAAGGCTGCTTTATTATCTGGTCCTCCTGGCATTGGAAAAACTACGACAGTTCAAGTTGTTTGTAAAGAACTAGGCTTTGATCTTGTAGAGTTTAATGCATCAGATACTAGAAGCAAAAAGCTTTTACAAGAAGAGGTATCAGAACTGTTATCTAACACTTCACTAAAAGATTACTTTAtag ACACCAAAAATAAACCGTCATCGAAGCATGTTTTGTTAATGGACGAAGTTGATGGTATGGCTGGTAATGAAGATCGCGGTGGTCTACAAGAATTGATCAGTTTAATAAAATCAACGGAAGTACCGATTATTTGTGTTTGCAATGATCGAAATAATCCTAAAATGAGGACACTTGCTAATTACACATTTGATCTTCGCTTTCAGAAACCTAGATTAGAACAAATAAGG GGTGCAATGAAATCCATATGTTTCAAGGAAAACGTTAATATATCAACAGAAGATCTTGATCGTTTAATTGAATCAACTAATTCTGACATTAGACAAGTAATAAATCATTTAGCATTGTTTGCTGGGATGAGCAATTCTCAAGAAAAATCTGAGAAGAAGCATGTAAACAAAGATTTAAAATTAGGACCTTGGGATGTTGTAAGAAAAGTATTTTCTGCTGAAGAACATAAAAATATGAGCATTCATGAAAAGAgtgatttatttttccatgattATAATATAGCTTCATTATTTGTTCAAGAAAATTACTTATTAGTTATTCCTAAAGAATCAAG GAATAAATTATTAGATAAAGTAGCAAAAAGTGCTGAAAGTTTAGCTTTAGGGGACATCGTTGAAAAATCAATAAGAAGTAATGGTGCTTGGTCTCTGTTGCCAGTACAAGCTTGTTATTCTTCTGTTATACCTGGAACGATAATGTCAGGTCACATCAGTGGCCAAATTAATTTCCCATCTTGGCTTGGACGTAACTCAAAAGCTGGTAAATTTGACAG ATTAATGCAGCAGATAACTCTTCATACACGTTTAGCTACTGGTGTAAGCAAAGAAGCAATAAACTTAGATTATATTAAACCACTCAGGGATGCTATCATAAGACCTTTAGCAATTAATGGTACTGAAGGAATAGATGCAACAATGAATGTAATGAATCATTATCATCTGCTGag GGAAGATTTGGATTCTTTAATAGAAATTTCTTTGTGGCCTGGTGATCGTGATCCTATGCAACTTATTGATAGCAAA GTAAAAGCAGCCTTTACAAGAACGTACAATAAGAATTCTGTAGCTGTACCATATATTGTGAGTGGTACATCAAAAAAGAAATCGGCACAAACTATGCAAGATGAGGATATTTTAGACGAAGACGAAGGGGAAGAAGCAAATTCTGATGAAGATGATGATAACGTTGAAATCGATAAAATGATTAAG GCAAAAAAACCAACTACAAGTAAACAAACTGAATCGAAAGCTAAAAGTAATGACAAAACTAAAACGAAGCCTAAAAGTAACACCGATAAGTCTAGCAAGAGGGGACGTGGGAGAGGACGTGGAAGAGGAAAATaa